The proteins below come from a single Chryseobacterium capnotolerans genomic window:
- a CDS encoding 5-fold beta-flower protein, with translation MKKIVFICSLLFSLSMARAQTIESASRSTTGYIKSDGTIENSSRSTVGYIKSDGTIENKNRSTIGYIKSDGTIENQNRSTVGYVKKDGTVENSSRSTLGYIKDDGTVENSSRSTIGYAKGIKKEWAAVVYFFFKLD, from the coding sequence ATTCATCTGTTCACTCCTGTTCAGCCTTTCTATGGCAAGGGCCCAGACTATAGAATCCGCAAGCCGCAGCACAACAGGTTATATCAAAAGCGATGGGACCATAGAAAATAGCAGCCGTTCAACAGTAGGCTATATTAAAAGTGACGGTACTATTGAAAACAAAAATCGCAGCACTATTGGCTATATCAAGAGCGATGGAACCATAGAAAACCAGAATCGTTCAACGGTAGGATACGTTAAAAAAGATGGCACTGTAGAAAACAGCAGCCGTTCAACCCTCGGGTATATTAAAGATGACGGAACGGTGGAAAATAGCAGCCGAAGTACTATTGGGTATGCTAAAGGGATTAAAAAGGAATGGGCAGCAGTAGTATATTTCTTTTTTAAATTGGACTAA